tatcatgtttgcatcaatatattatatgaataacACCTTTCAAGGTGCAAACATGCATTGCATCTTACATTAGACTTAGGCATGTCATTAACATTGCATATCATTCATGTTTTATTGAGTGCATGACTGTTTTACCAACATATCATGTGGATGAATGCCTCTTAAGGCATAAACATACATTGCATCTCATTGCATAAGTTATTCCCATATAatgcatgtttttaataaatgcaTCACAATTTTCATTAACATTTCATGTGAATAAGTACCTTTTAGGGCACATATATGCATTTGCATTAAACAttcaattttcattcaaaatacGATGTACATAAATTCATATACATAACATGCATATTGAATTACTATTGTATAATGCATTTGTAGGTTGATATTGTTTATATACACATAGTGAGTCTCCATGCATTTGTCTCTACAATCATTAGGTCCATgctaataaaaaatgaaagaaaagcaaaaacaaGATCATGGTGTTTTGAGTCGTTTGTTTATTGCAAactgtcaaatttttttttttcaaaaaaaaaaacaaaagatgaaTGAATAAAAGGGAAGAGAATAATAAAGGATGTCACATTTTTTCTATGGTTGAATGTTTAAATCAAGAATAAGTAGTTGACGTTTTTTGAAACCAGTGGTGTATGCATTGCTTGATAACCTTTTCCTTCTGCCATTCCTAAAATAATAAAGGATATGCCTTAATGACACTATCTTAGCCCAAAAATAAGCATGAGTTTTACACTGGGGCAAATCTGTTGagtttttcttgcttgtgttgGAAGGTTATCCCTGAATCCATCAaggcaaataaaaaaaagagaaaagaaataaaagaaaaagaaaaatgaagagttCGCTAGACTAAAAACCCGAAAGGACGGTTTAGGCAAAAAtggatgaaataaagaaaagtaatttgTGTTACCCTTAATTTCATTGTAAGATTAATCTTTGTAAAAATAAACAGTCAAGATTCAAATAGATGAGTGGTCGTTTTCCTTCtccaataaaataagatatcCGTTGTACCCTCTTTGGGCCAAAAGCAATACTTTCTTTCATATTATCCCTATACAAGGGTTAACAGCTTGATGAGATCACCTCAAGATACAATGATCAAAATGCAAAAAGAAAGATTGAAAAGCGAATGTGATTCAAGATCAaatgaataagaaaaatatgaagtCGAATTGATCAAGGAGAGAagaaagatgatgatgataaaatatgaaaaaagagTTATAAAGTTGTGGcaaaatgaaggaaaatatacaaaaagaaagtagaaaaatgaaaaaagaagaaaaataatcaaattttttagGATAATCAAGATAACATCAGGTTGATAATTCTTGTGCCAAAAATGAAAActcacaaatattttatttgagccTTTATACCCTTTCTTTCTAAACCATTTTAACCCCTGGTCACGTTACAAGTCCAGCAAAGTCCACTCTGATTgaaaaatgactaatttagtTTTCACAAAGGTTAATTTAGGCAAATTTTAGGGTAATGTATTTCTTGTCCTTAACTTTCATAGATTTATATTCTCCATTCACTTTTCCTAACATGCCAAACTGGGCAGCTTTGAGTATCTCACAAATGTCTCACTTTAACCTCCTGAGAGGAAATTGTGAGAAACAACATACTTGCATGTGCATGGTTGTCTCAATTCTCtaaaattttccaaattcaTTCTTCATACTTTTCAATAGGCTGGACAATCAAGCATGTATGCATCATtattgtgaaagaaaaaaaaagtcaaacatataaatgtcattttgaacattgAACTTCAGAATTTGTGGCAtatctcattttcaaaaatcaaatgctataaaaatgaaaaaaggaaaaaagaaatccaaatgctatgataaatattttctattataaataaaatcttaattaatataaaaaataaaaaacctatttcttatttataagtTTAGCACCACCACCTTCCTTCCTAGTAATGAAAAGATCaacattaaatattactttttattaatgatttttcggatactattaaaaataaatatttaacccttgcaaaagtaagaaaataataaaaaaggtgtattattttttagatcTTCTCTAACACGTAACTTTTACTTTTTAGTCTCCGAATTTTGTCACCAGCATTAATATTTACATCTTTAATCAAgtcatattaaatattatttccaatcattgaaaggaaaaaaaatattgtacaaaATATTAGTGAAACAGGTTATACGCAATTCATTTGCTTGCATAGCATAACTTAACATAAGATTATAtaagaaagatttttttttttttatattatccatTCATGGTAAGTAAATATTAATTCTGTAAGggaaaagttaaataataaaaggagAAGGTTTAAGAAAATGTGCAAATGTAAACAATgcatagaatataaaaataatattggatTAAAGAAAGGAaactcaaaaaatattaaataattacaataaatgtcatttaattaaaatctgTAATGGGGGGTTTAAGTTTAAGGCTCTATTCGTATCAAAGGATTGATTTAATACACTGATTCACGGACGAcggattataaaaaaaagttgtgtgCGTTTTAGAGGATTTGCACAGAtggatgaagatgaatttgcGGGATTCCATTCAAAACACATCCTTCGGTTTAGTGAAGATTTGAGAGAATGAggaataaatttacttttatatccTCGCCTCTTAACAGCTAAATAtgattcttttatatatatatatatatatatatatataaaaaattaataataattttaaataatagtagttattataaaaataataataataatttaatatatattttttttaaatttttttaataatattttttaaaatttaatatttttaactaatttattatttcatatatttttatcatcaagatattttagtaattttcaaattttatctattataactttttattttatcattcacatcactcaaatcactcactaactttcacaaaattcatCTTCAAATCCATTCACTTCaccctctaaatccactcaaagaaacacacatattcatctacacaaatcaacacaaattcatcttcatactctctttcaaatttatcttcttAAGTGAACAGAGCCTAAGGGAATCTGAAAGGAATAGCATAGttgatttagaaaaaaaaaatcatttattagaAAGTGATGTGAccgattaaaaagaaaaataatgttttgaatggaaataaaaatcctaaaaggatgacaaaaaaaattctactATCTATCAAGTGGCTTTAGTATATAGGTATAAGTATAGAtctgattttattattttaagttccAATTGTCACATGAATCCTTCAAGAGTCTGGAATGTCATATTCTAGTTTccattatttcaattttattaattgaatttttgaaaatcataattagaaatatcatagcatatataattataattatttatgatatgtTTGGAACTAAAATGACAATTATAATACTTAAATGACCCAAATATCAGAACTAAAATTACACATAAActgaattaataaataatgaactAAAATACCATGGttgaaatactttttaaaaacaaattaaactttaattctaaCTAATTAAAATGTGAGTGAGAAACTAGAACTTCCCAAAAGGTACAATGGAGGAACCCATTGGTACCAAGAACCCATTATTTATTAGGTTTTTTCTTCCAGAAAGAGAATAACAGCACCCCACATGCCACGTGGTCCCCATTCAATTTCCTCATCCCAATTCTCATCCCTCCGATGCATGAATATCCAACGGTCTTAAACTGTCCACGATCTCTCACACCAGCCTTTGATTACACGAATTCGACATGGTTCACGTTGCTCCACGATTACCCCTTGTATACCGTCAGATCTTTCAAGATCCAACGGCCATAGTTGCGTTTAGAACCACAGAACATGGCAGCGGGAACAAGAGCTGAagtaagagagagagagagagagagagatgggTTGGTGAAGGTTTtcaagaagatggaacgaagtGGTGGGATGGTAACAGGGTCGCATGAAAGGAATGAACTTGTTAGAGTTAGACATGGTTCCGATAGTGGGGTTCGTTCTTCTGGCTCTGTTTCGACATTTTTTCTTCGTTGGACTTTTCATGAAGACCGTGTTTCCTGTTTCTCTTTTTGCGTCTGAGAGTTTTGTTCTTTCACTGTGTGCGATTGACTTCATAGTTTAAGTTTATATGCTTGCAATGCAAATGGGTCTTACAAGTTGTGTTCTTTCTTGAGAGTGTGTTGGAGTGgcttgtttttcttcttctccttgcaTGGAGGTTTGGGTTGGATtgttttttgcatttttttggtCGGTTAGCTAAACATTGTTTCGTGGTGTTGGTAGGATGGTTGGATCTTGATGTATTTGATTGCTAGTGTGATTCCCCATTGGTGGTGTTGTTTAGgagttgaatttgaatttgaatttgaatttttaaattacatgtaGTGTGTGGTTTTGAATCAACATCTGGCAGGTGATAACTGAGaagtttttctttgaaatagTACTGCCTAATCATCTCTTGGATGATGAGGCCATTGGCACTTGAAAGAATTTTGATTGCGGGTTTCTGGTGTTGGTAATGAAAAATGGTTGTTAACTGTAGTTGATTGTTGGATCCTGATCATACAAAAGATTTCAATGCAAATTCATTGAAAAATCTTGTCATGATGGAATCTTACATGTTTGTGTTCTTCTAAACTTATATGGATTGGGTTTGTTGCTTTTGCATATGATCTTGCAAGAGATTGATCCGCATAGACTTAAATTTTGGTCATGGAATTCTAATTCTGACTTTTATAATCTCTATACTCTGCAGTCTAAACCCTTGAAGAATTTAAATGGTAAGATTTGTCAAATATGTGGTGATACCATTGGATTAACGGCTACTGGTGATGTCTTTGTTGCTTGTCACGAGTGTGGCTTCCCACTTTGTCATTCTTGTTACGAGTATGAGCTGAAAAATGTGAGCCAATCTTGTCCCCAGTGCAAGACTAGATTCACAAGTCAGCAAGGTTAGCCTGTGCATAAATGCTTTTTGTTTTTGGTCTTTCCCACATCAGAATTTACAATGAACAAGATGAATATGGATATCAGAGGGCGCTGGAGTGgaaggtgatgatgatgatgaagaagatgctGATGATCTAGATAATGAGATCAACTATGGCCAAGAAAACAATTCCAAGGCAGGGATGCAATGGGAAGAAGATGCTGACTTCTCTTCATCTTCTGGACATGATTCTCAAATACCAAATCCCCATCTACCAAACGGGCAACCGGTAAAGTATTTACCTGATTCTGTCATTTCTCAATTGGGGTTAAATCACAAGTGTACCAGCAAAAATGTGTGAACTTGTACACGCCCCATTGGTTGAAGTTATGCATGCTCAGACTCAATTACTGGAAGTTGTACAAGCTTGAgtaaagtttgaaaattatgaaaacCTCGAAGATATTGCTCTTatgtttttcacttttaatgTTGTAATACGCTTAGTTATATGCTCAATTTATTTCTAGCTTGTAATTATGTATGTATCACTTGTGTAGCTTAGGTTGTTTAGATATAGACAAGTATGCTActaattttgtttgaactttgtAATTATTTACTGTAACAAGTGTTCTGTATGTTATATTTCATGAAATAATGTATGTATTTTACTTAGACTTCATTGACATCATAGTTGGTACATCATTATGCATCAATGATACACtgaatactaatactaatataaactaattttttcttttatggttAGATGTCTGGTGATATTCCATGTGCTACTTCTGAGGCTCAATCTATGCAAACTACATCAGGTCCTATGGCTACAACAAAGCAACCGGGTATGCAGTTAACCAGAAGTGCTGGCACCATATCACATTTTATGGCTAtctcaacatttttgaatgaaaagtGTCTTTTTATAACTGTTCCTATGAGTCTTAAATCttgcaaaaaaattcaaaattcttcGATTGCTTGAAATTTGTATAagagaaaattttctttataaaatctGTGAACTTTTATGTTTTGCAAAATACCTCGACTGTATGTGATTAAacgttttaaaaataaattatgaaacatCCTTTTTCAATATCTAGTATCCTTTTCAGTTTTGTTATAAATGTTGTACTATGTATAAGAGTTTTCCTTTTGTGgagtttttctttctctaaaaCTGAAGAGCAAACatgaattaaagaaaataattaatgtttagaAAAGGTTTCATGACTCAATATACCATTCTTATTGTGTCGGTTTCATGATAACAGACAAAAATGGTTATTGTGGGTTTGAACTTGTGAGTTTGGCACAATCCAGGTCCTGAAAGTGACGAAGAGATAAGGAGAGTGCCGGAGATTGGAGGTGAAAGTGCTGGAACTGCAGCTTCTCGGCCGGATGGTGGTTCAAATGCCGGTGCAGAACGTGCTCAGGGGACCGGAGAGGGTCAGAAGAAGAGAGGGAGAAGTCCAGCTGATAAAGAAAGCAAGCGGCTTAAGAGGTATACATATAAACTTGGTCCTGTCTAGCCTCTACCGAAACCTTTTCTCCTATGACTTACTGAGGGAATTTGAAATGGAAATAGGCTATTGAGGAACAGAGTTTCGGCTCAACAAGCAAGGGAGAGGAAGAAGGCTTACTTGATTGATTTGGAAACAAGAGTCAAAGACTTGGAGAAGAAGAATTCAGAGCTCAAGGAAAGACTTTCTACTTTGCAGAATGAGAACCAAATGCTTAGACAAGTATGCTAATTTCGCTTATTTTGTTAGCATGGGATCAACATTATCACAATATATACATGtctctaactcattatcatcaATGTCTGATGTTATTCTTCTTTGAATGGGCTATGTGAAGTTACATTTgataaaattgattcattaCTTGCTCTACCCATTTTTGACTTGTGTActctaaaatttatttcacaaAGGAACAAAGGGGATATTCATGTTAGCTTATGCATGGTTTATGAAACCATCAATATCAGTTTAGTCTTTCAATTTGATTGAACGAGTTTCTTCATAAAGCTTTTGGAGAGaataaataagaagaaaaaactgaaattaatttcttcacaagtttaaattattctttgcaTGAGCTAATTTATGCTCATGTTCCTTTTATTCCTGTTTTATATGCACATGGAAAAAATACCAAGGTTTCATAAGCTTGTAATTTCTCCTATCCTATGTGCTCATAGCAGACCACTTTTGGTACTTATTTACTAGAATTCACTACCAAATTTGCATAGTTTATCCCTAATGTGTGTGAAAACTTGTCTTTAA
This portion of the Vigna unguiculata cultivar IT97K-499-35 chromosome 6, ASM411807v1, whole genome shotgun sequence genome encodes:
- the LOC114186703 gene encoding cellulose synthase A catalytic subunit 1 [UDP-forming]-like; this encodes MAAGTRAEVRERERERDGLVKVFKKMERSGGMVTGSHERNELVRVRHGSDSGSKPLKNLNGKICQICGDTIGLTATGDVFVACHECGFPLCHSCYEYELKNVSQSCPQCKTRFTSQQEGAGVEGDDDDEEDADDLDNEINYGQENNSKAGMQWEEDADFSSSSGHDSQIPNPHLPNGQPMSGDIPCATSEAQSMQTTSGPMATTKQPGPESDEEIRRVPEIGGESAGTAASRPDGGSNAGAERAQGTGEGQKKRGRSPADKESKRLKRLLRNRVSAQQARERKKAYLIDLETRVKDLEKKNSELKERLSTLQNENQMLRQILKNTTASRRGSNSGTNNAE